The bacterium DNA segment CCGTGGCAACGGGAATCATCACAATATCATCGATATCAAATCCCATACTCTGGCCTTTTGGAGAGAGTACGCCGATCACTCGAAAACGCCAATCTCCGATGCGAACAGTTTTTCCCAGTGGATTTTTGCCACGGAACAACTCCTGTTCGACTCTTGTTCCAATGACACAAACAGGTGCGCCGCGATCCAGTTCTCCCTGTGGCAAAAAACTTCCGCGGGCCATGCTCAAACGGCGGATCTGCAGAAATTCCTGAGTCGTTCCGATCACCGGAACGTTTCTGGTGAGCGCTCCATGCGATACAAGACTTTGCCCCAGAGTGAGTGGGGCCAGTTTGCTGACGAAGGGAACTCTTCGCAGGATTGCTTCCGCATCCTGCAAGGTTAAATCATGGGGCACCCCACCAACAAATGGCACCATTCCTTCGGTTTCGATCTTTCCCGGAAGGACCACGATCAAACTGCTTCCCAGCGTAGCCAGCTCACCGGTAACGTAAAGACGTCCTCCTTCGCCCAGTGCGGTTAACAGAATAACGGATGCTACACCGATGCCAACACCTATAGTGCAAAGCACGGTGCGTAAACGATGACCTTTTAGAGCGCTCCATGCGAATTGAAACAAATCAAAAAAAGTCATAAACAAAGTAAAGCGGGCGTCCCGCCTGCTAGA contains these protein-coding regions:
- a CDS encoding ABC transporter permease, which codes for SSRRDARFTLFMTFFDLFQFAWSALKGHRLRTVLCTIGVGIGVASVILLTALGEGGRLYVTGELATLGSSLIVVLPGKIETEGMVPFVGGVPHDLTLQDAEAILRRVPFVSKLAPLTLGQSLVSHGALTRNVPVIGTTQEFLQIRRLSMARGSFLPQGELDRGAPVCVIGTRVEQELFRGKNPLGKTVRIGDWRFRVIGVLSPKGQSMGFDIDDIVMIPVATAMKVYDQTTVFRLFVESTSYADLEHTKEKIMEVIKERHENEEDITLLTQDSVLASFNEIFTALTLALAGIAAISLSVAGVGIMNVMLVSVSERTSEIGLLKAIGVKPSQVVSVFLAEASLLSLLGGLIGLTAALVLVDLIGKIFPSFPVEVPPWAVLSAVAVAVLVGVLFGVWPARQAARLDPIQALTRR